A window of the Planococcus citri chromosome 4, ihPlaCitr1.1, whole genome shotgun sequence genome harbors these coding sequences:
- the LOC135842721 gene encoding calsenilin-like — translation MSMFGSKKKEEDIDELAIGLHVVRYRPEELTKLTKVTKFNKKEIQLIYRGFKQECPSGLVDEDSFKHIFSQFFPQGDATQYAHYVFSTMKRNPSGKISFEDFLGILSKVSRGSVQEKLQWIFGLYDINKDGHITKKEMVDVVNSIYEMLGRHTEPQVDEHSAMEHVNKIFHLIDRNNDGVVTIEELVEWCLRDEQIIRSLETLDTVL, via the exons AAGAAGATATCGATGAATTAGCAATAGGCCTACACGTTGTTAGATATCGTCCAGAAGAACTCACCAAGTTGACGaaagttacaaaattcaacaaaaaagaaatccaGCTAATCTATCGCGGATTcaaacag GAATGTCCCTCTGGATTAGTGGACGAAGATTCATTCAAACATatattctctcaattttttcctcaaggaG ATGCCACTCAGTATGCTCATTACGTGTTCAGCACTATGAAACGAAATCCTTCCGGTAAAATCAGTTTCGAG GATTTTCTTGGAATCTTATCCAAAGTATCACGCGGAAGTGTTCAAGAAAAACTGCAGTGGATCTTCGGCCTGTACGACATCAACAAAGACGGCCACATAACTAAAAAAGAAATGGTGGACGTTGTGAATTCCATATACGAAATGTTAGGCCGACACACCGAACCTCAAGTAGATGAACATTCGGCCATGGAACACGTTAATAAAATATTCCAC CTGATCGATCGAAACAACGACGGTGTGGTAACTATTGAAGAATTGGTCGAATGGTGTTTGCGAGATGAACAAATCATCAGATCACTGGAAACACTGGACACTGTGTTATGA
- the LOC135843563 gene encoding uncharacterized protein LOC135843563 yields MEKFICGVCGCSYEHRKSLLRHQRSVHGETTDNQSNENSKFKCSGCSFIGSKLSLLRSHLENEHNVSIKLETIEFRSFEEFQEWKKNEEKATRSNFSKNRSDRTLSDKSIRQHFHCFRSGFFKSRSKGQRNLKMKGSCKIGAFCPAEIVVTSSSDGERVSVNYYSTHYGHADEIAHLRLTDEERTEIAGKLSKGVHIDAILDNIRDNLNISTNDRLYLLTRKDVQNIALNFNINLGHRLHTDDTTSVDEWVSNRDTNNVTQARTVAENVTELPLADNDDASSATREDGLHHSLKFHKLMASKNTSKRDNSLNQLDYLTGLINEVEDVIDEDDEYWPQFDKKLNEAASLLLKLKEIKKKEMGSISNTVFAPVDGDVPRKNSKQKKHLAQFARSTDFALNIPQ; encoded by the exons ATGGAGAAGTTTATTTGCGGTGTTTGCGGGTGTTCATACGAGCATAGAAAATCTCTACTTCGGCATCAACGTAGTGTTCATGGCGAAACGACTGATAATCAGtccaatgaaaattcaaaatttaaatgttcAGGCTGCTCATTTATTGGGTCTAAATTGAGTTTATTACGAAGTCATCTGGAGAACGAACATAATGTCTCCATCAAGCTTGAAACTATTGAATTTCGTAGCTTTGAAG AGTTTCAGGAATGGAAAAAGAACGAGGAAAAAGCTACGcgttctaatttttcaaaaaacagaagtGATCGGACATTGAGCGATAAATCGATAAGGCAACATTTTCACTGTTTTCGTTCCGGATTTTTCAAAAGCAGATCAAAAGGacaaagaaatttaaaaatgaaaggttCCTGTAAAATTGGAGCGTTTTGTCCGGCAGAAATTGTAGTTACGTCGTCTTCCGATGGTGAAAGGGTTTCTGTGAATTACTACAGTACTCATTATGGTCATGCGGATGAAATAGCGCATTTACGCTTAACTGATGAGGAAAGAACAGAAATAGCTG GAAAATTAAGTAAAGGTGTCCATATTGACGCGATATTGGATAACATTCGTGACAATCTAAATATCAGTACCAACGATCGTTTATATTTGTTGACTCGAAAAGATGTACAGAATATCGCTTTgaatttcaacataaatttaGGACATCGACTTCATACAGATGACACAACTAGCGTTGACGAGTGG GTTAGTAACAGAGATACGAATAATGTTACCCAAGCACGAACTGTTGCTGAAAATGTCACTGAATTACCGTTAGCTGACAATGACGATGCTTCTAGTGCTACCAGAGAAGATGGCCTTCATCACAGCTTAAAATTCCATAAGTTAATGGCATCCAAGAATACCAGTAAACGAGATAACTCGCTAAATCAACTCGACTATCTTACTGGATTAATTAACGAAGTCGAAGATGTAATAGACGAAGATGACGAGTATTGgcctcaatttgataaaaaattgaacgaagcTGCGTCCttattgttgaaattgaaagaaataaagAAGAAGGAAATGGGAAGCATAAGCAACACTGTATTTGCGCCAGTTGACGGTGATGTTCctagaaaaaattctaaacaaaaaaaacatcttgcgcagttcgcaagatcaaccgactttgctctaaatataccccagtaa